Proteins from one Nakamurella multipartita DSM 44233 genomic window:
- a CDS encoding branched-chain amino acid ABC transporter permease yields MSTMVLILVTGVGLGALYFLVASGLSLIYGLMHVLNFAHGAFLTAGAYAAWVAMGRLSGLGGWAFPLSVVIGMVVGAIIGAAVEFCLIRPLYQRHIEQVLVTVGLGLMAVALFTGIWGADPQPFARPEWTRQTTDLFGAAIPNDRFLLIVAAGLLLAGLLALLKYTRIGLVIRAGVENRTMVQALGIDVRRTFTLVFALGGAAAALGGVLGSVYLGSVSPGQGTALLIFAFIVVVIGGFGSIGGTAIAALLVGLVQQMANYYVGSGIGDVSVVLLLAAVLLVRPAGLTGRTA; encoded by the coding sequence ATGAGCACCATGGTCCTGATCCTGGTCACCGGCGTCGGCCTGGGCGCCCTGTACTTCCTGGTGGCGTCGGGGCTGTCGCTGATCTACGGCCTGATGCACGTGCTGAACTTCGCGCACGGCGCCTTTCTCACCGCCGGCGCCTACGCGGCGTGGGTGGCGATGGGCCGGCTGTCCGGGCTGGGTGGCTGGGCGTTCCCGCTGTCGGTGGTCATCGGCATGGTGGTCGGCGCGATCATCGGTGCGGCGGTGGAGTTCTGCTTGATCCGCCCGCTGTACCAGCGGCACATCGAGCAGGTGCTGGTGACCGTCGGGCTGGGCCTGATGGCGGTCGCCCTGTTCACCGGCATCTGGGGGGCCGACCCGCAGCCGTTCGCCCGGCCGGAATGGACCCGGCAGACCACCGACCTGTTCGGTGCGGCGATCCCCAACGACCGGTTCCTGCTCATCGTGGCGGCCGGGCTGCTGCTGGCCGGCCTGCTCGCCCTGCTCAAGTACACCCGGATCGGCCTGGTGATCCGGGCCGGGGTGGAGAACCGGACCATGGTGCAGGCGCTGGGCATCGACGTGCGTCGCACTTTCACGCTGGTGTTCGCCCTGGGCGGGGCGGCGGCCGCCCTCGGCGGGGTCCTCGGATCGGTGTACCTGGGCTCGGTCTCGCCGGGCCAGGGCACGGCGCTGCTGATCTTCGCGTTCATCGTCGTGGTGATCGGCGGGTTCGGCTCCATCGGCGGCACCGCGATCGCGGCGCTGCTGGTCGGGCTGGTGCAGCAGATGGCCAACTACTACGTGGGTTCCGGGATCGGTGACGTGTCGGTGGTGCTGCTACTCGCGGCGGTGCTGCTGGTCCGCCCGGCCGGATTGACGGGCAGGACGGCATGA
- a CDS encoding branched-chain amino acid ABC transporter permease, protein MTDLAQKLTDRAAKATGSAAPGRSGWRRWLPVVIPVAVLALLIFLPWMRFSVPGVLPGVVNSPGSMQLLALCLVTAGIALSYDVMFGRTGLLSFGHALFVGTGAYLAAIALGTWGASLGLAVLIVLAGAIALPLVVGAIALRVKGIAFAMVTLAFAQAVAITAARNPGGLTGGEEGLSLNRSALPAFLSGVVNAPYRYWLALGFLVLCVLVVLWLTTARTGHAWAAVRENEDRVEVLGMSAYRTKLTAVVVAGFLGTLGGFVQLIIVGGANPHLLSTELTLSLLIMVVLGGAGSRWGAVIGGVVYVLLDNRLQELSTSSTIADLPAVLRVPLSQPVFVLGLLFVLVVYFAPGGLAAIGGRVRRWVAGRRGAAR, encoded by the coding sequence ATGACCGATCTCGCGCAGAAACTGACCGACCGGGCCGCGAAGGCCACCGGCTCGGCCGCCCCGGGACGCTCCGGCTGGCGGCGCTGGCTGCCGGTGGTGATCCCGGTGGCCGTGCTGGCGCTGCTGATCTTCCTGCCCTGGATGCGGTTCTCGGTGCCGGGCGTGCTGCCCGGGGTGGTGAACTCTCCCGGCTCCATGCAGCTGCTGGCCCTGTGCCTGGTGACGGCCGGGATCGCCCTGAGCTACGACGTGATGTTCGGGCGGACCGGATTGCTGTCCTTCGGCCACGCCCTGTTCGTCGGCACCGGCGCGTACCTGGCCGCGATCGCCCTCGGCACCTGGGGCGCCTCGCTGGGCCTGGCCGTGCTGATCGTGCTGGCCGGCGCGATCGCCCTGCCCCTGGTGGTCGGCGCGATCGCGTTGCGGGTCAAGGGAATCGCGTTCGCGATGGTCACCCTGGCGTTCGCGCAGGCGGTGGCGATCACCGCCGCCCGCAACCCCGGCGGGCTCACCGGTGGTGAGGAAGGCTTGTCGCTGAACCGGTCGGCGTTGCCGGCGTTCCTGTCCGGGGTGGTCAACGCGCCGTACCGGTACTGGCTGGCCCTGGGCTTCCTGGTGCTGTGCGTGCTGGTGGTGCTCTGGTTGACCACCGCACGGACCGGGCACGCCTGGGCGGCCGTGCGGGAGAACGAGGACCGGGTCGAGGTGCTGGGCATGTCGGCCTACCGGACCAAGTTGACCGCGGTGGTGGTCGCCGGATTCCTCGGCACGCTCGGCGGTTTCGTCCAGTTGATCATCGTCGGTGGGGCCAACCCGCACCTGCTGTCCACCGAGCTGACCCTGTCGCTGCTGATCATGGTGGTGCTGGGGGGCGCCGGCAGCCGGTGGGGCGCGGTCATCGGCGGCGTCGTCTACGTGCTGCTGGACAACCGCCTGCAGGAGCTGTCCACGTCCTCGACCATCGCGGACCTGCCCGCGGTCCTGCGGGTGCCGCTGAGCCAGCCGGTGTTCGTGCTGGGGCTGCTGTTCGTGCTCGTCGTGTACTTCGCCCCGGGCGGTCTGGCCGCGATCGGCGGGCGGGTCAGGCGGTGGGTGGCCGGGCGTCGCGGAGCCGCTCGGTGA
- a CDS encoding ABC transporter ATP-binding protein, translating into MILRLSDVSVRIAGSHILHGIDLEVAEGGVTALLGRNGVGKSTTLKAILGIVPATGTIEFDGRDIAGQPTHKIVRAGIGYVPEDRDVFAGLTVAQNLELAEQPGVDPDYDTVHDLFPELLERRKQRAGTLSGGQQQMVALARVMLNPARLLLVDEPTKGLAPKLVEQVGDALTRIAERTTVLLVEQNLPLVRRIARDAIVLDTGRVVHRSPAADLMADETLLDSLLGVSAAVPDPGKATR; encoded by the coding sequence GTGATTCTTCGTCTCTCGGATGTCTCCGTGCGCATCGCCGGGTCGCACATCCTGCACGGCATCGATCTTGAGGTGGCCGAGGGCGGGGTGACCGCGCTGCTGGGCCGCAACGGCGTGGGCAAGTCGACCACGCTCAAGGCGATCCTGGGTATCGTGCCGGCCACCGGCACCATCGAGTTCGACGGCCGTGACATCGCCGGGCAACCCACCCACAAGATCGTGCGGGCCGGCATCGGCTACGTGCCCGAGGACCGGGACGTGTTCGCCGGCCTGACCGTGGCCCAGAATCTGGAACTGGCCGAACAACCGGGTGTTGACCCCGACTACGACACCGTGCACGACCTGTTTCCCGAACTGCTGGAGCGGCGCAAGCAGCGGGCCGGAACGCTGTCCGGCGGCCAGCAGCAGATGGTCGCGCTGGCCCGGGTGATGCTCAACCCGGCCCGGCTGCTGCTGGTCGACGAACCGACGAAGGGGTTGGCGCCCAAGCTGGTCGAGCAGGTCGGCGACGCGCTGACCCGGATCGCCGAGCGCACCACCGTCCTGCTGGTCGAGCAGAACCTGCCGCTGGTCCGGCGGATCGCCCGCGACGCGATCGTGCTGGACACCGGCCGGGTGGTGCACCGCTCCCCGGCTGCCGACTTGATGGCCGACGAGACGCTGCTGGACTCGCTGCTGGGCGTGTCCGCGGCCGTGCCCGACCCCGGGAAGGCGACGAGATGA